The following proteins come from a genomic window of Pseudomonas sp. MAG733B:
- a CDS encoding carbohydrate ABC transporter permease → MTLQQSRRLQSLLLGTLAWAIAILIFFPIFWMVLTSFKTEIDAFATPPQFIFTPTLENYLHINERSDYFSFAWNSVVISFSATALCLLIAVPAAYSMAFYETQRTKGTLLWMLSTKMLPPVGVLMPIYLLAKSFGLLDTRIALIIIYTLINLPIVVWMIYTYFKDIPKDILEAARLDGATLWQEMVRVLLPIAKGGLASTVLLSLILCWNEAFWSLNLTSSKAAPLTSLIASYSSPEGLFWAKLSAVSTLACAPILIFGWISQKQLVRGLSFGAVK, encoded by the coding sequence ATGACTCTTCAACAATCCCGCCGTCTGCAAAGCCTGCTGCTCGGCACTCTGGCCTGGGCCATCGCGATCCTGATTTTCTTCCCGATTTTCTGGATGGTGCTGACCAGTTTCAAAACCGAAATCGATGCGTTCGCCACGCCGCCGCAGTTCATTTTCACGCCGACGCTGGAGAACTACCTGCACATCAATGAGCGCAGCGATTACTTCAGTTTCGCCTGGAATTCGGTGGTGATTTCCTTCAGCGCAACGGCTCTGTGCCTGCTAATTGCGGTGCCAGCGGCCTACTCGATGGCGTTCTACGAAACCCAACGCACCAAAGGCACGCTGCTGTGGATGCTCTCCACCAAGATGCTGCCACCGGTGGGCGTACTGATGCCGATCTACCTGCTGGCCAAGAGTTTCGGCCTGCTGGACACGCGCATCGCCCTGATCATCATCTACACGCTGATCAACCTGCCGATCGTGGTCTGGATGATTTACACCTACTTCAAGGACATCCCCAAAGACATCCTCGAAGCCGCCCGCCTCGATGGCGCAACGCTGTGGCAGGAAATGGTCCGGGTGCTGCTGCCGATCGCCAAGGGCGGCCTGGCCTCGACGGTATTGCTGTCGCTGATCCTGTGCTGGAACGAGGCGTTCTGGTCGCTGAACCTGACCTCGTCTAAAGCCGCGCCGCTGACTTCGCTGATCGCTTCGTACTCAAGCCCCGAAGGGCTGTTCTGGGCCAAGTTGTCGGCGGTCTCGACCCTGGCCTGTGCGCCGATTCTGATCTTCGGCTGGATCAGCCAGAAACAACTGGTGCGCGGCCTGTCGTTTGGCGCCGTGAAATGA
- a CDS encoding sugar ABC transporter permease yields MEIPQPLRKSRLTNPGWFLVSPSVALLLLWMIVPLGMTVYFSTIRYNLLNPGENEFIGLENFTYFLTDSGFLPGASNTLLLVGSVLLISVVFGVLISALLEASEFFGRGIVRVMLISPFFIMPTVGALIWKNLIFHPVSGILAYVWKLFGAQPVDWLAHYPLLSIIIIVSWQWLPFAILILMTAMQSLDQEQKEAARLDGAGPIAIFWHLTLPHLARPIAVVVMIETIFLLSVFAEIFTTTNGGPGYASTNLAYLIYNQALVQFDVGMASAGGLIAVVIANVAAIVLVRMIGKNLTDKA; encoded by the coding sequence ATGGAAATCCCTCAACCGCTGCGTAAAAGCCGGTTGACCAATCCTGGCTGGTTTCTGGTCAGCCCTTCGGTGGCATTGCTGCTGTTGTGGATGATCGTGCCGCTGGGGATGACCGTCTACTTCTCGACCATTCGCTACAACTTGCTCAATCCCGGCGAGAACGAATTCATCGGTCTGGAAAACTTCACCTACTTCCTCACAGACTCCGGCTTCCTGCCCGGTGCCTCCAACACCCTGTTGCTGGTGGGCAGCGTGCTGTTGATCAGCGTGGTGTTCGGTGTGCTGATCAGTGCCTTGCTGGAGGCCAGTGAGTTTTTCGGTCGCGGCATCGTGCGGGTCATGCTGATCTCGCCGTTCTTCATCATGCCCACGGTCGGCGCGTTGATCTGGAAGAACCTGATTTTTCATCCGGTGTCGGGGATCCTCGCCTACGTCTGGAAACTGTTCGGCGCGCAACCGGTGGACTGGCTGGCGCACTACCCGCTGCTGTCGATCATCATCATTGTTTCGTGGCAATGGCTGCCCTTCGCGATCCTGATCCTGATGACCGCCATGCAGTCCCTCGACCAGGAACAGAAAGAAGCCGCACGCCTCGACGGTGCCGGGCCGATCGCAATTTTCTGGCACCTGACCCTGCCGCACCTGGCGCGACCGATTGCGGTGGTGGTGATGATTGAAACCATCTTCCTGCTCTCGGTGTTCGCCGAAATCTTCACCACCACCAACGGCGGCCCCGGCTACGCCTCGACCAACCTTGCCTACCTGATCTACAACCAGGCGCTGGTGCAGTTCGACGTGGGCATGGCGTCCGCCGGGGGTTTGATTGCGGTGGTGATCGCCAACGTCGCGGCCATCGTGCTGGTGCGGATGATCGGCAAAAACCTGACAGACAAAGCCTGA
- a CDS encoding sugar ABC transporter substrate-binding protein has product MQPSVKALLALTCMTLSSVSLGAQTLTIATVNNSDMIRMQKLSKTFEAEHPEIKLNWVVLEENVLRQRLTTDIATQGGQFDVLTIGMYEAALWGAKGWLEPMKDLPASYALDDVFPSVREGLSVKGTLYALPFYAESSITYYRTDLFKDAGLTMPERPTWTQISEFASKLTNKDKEQYGICLRGKAGWGENMALITTVANAYGARWFDEKWQPEFNGPEWKNALNFYVDTMKKSGPPGASSNGFNENLALFNSGKCAIWVDASVAGSFVTDKTQSKVSDHVGFTYAPHEVTDKGSAWLYSWALAIPTSSKAKDAAKTFSAWATSKEYGELVAKTDGIANVPPGTRASTYSEAYMSAAPFAKVTLESLKAADPSKPSAKPVPYIGIQLVTIPEFQGIGTQVGKSFSAALIGQTTVDQALAAAQQTTEREMKRAGYPK; this is encoded by the coding sequence ATGCAACCTTCTGTAAAAGCTCTGCTTGCCCTCACCTGCATGACCCTCAGCAGCGTCAGCCTCGGCGCCCAGACCCTGACCATCGCCACCGTCAACAACAGCGACATGATCCGCATGCAAAAGCTCTCGAAAACCTTCGAGGCCGAGCACCCGGAGATCAAGCTCAATTGGGTGGTGCTCGAAGAAAACGTCCTGCGTCAGCGTCTGACCACTGACATCGCCACCCAGGGTGGGCAGTTCGACGTGCTGACCATCGGCATGTACGAAGCGGCTCTGTGGGGTGCCAAAGGTTGGCTGGAGCCCATGAAGGACTTGCCGGCCAGTTATGCCCTCGACGACGTGTTCCCGTCGGTTCGCGAAGGCCTCTCGGTGAAAGGCACGTTGTATGCCCTGCCGTTCTACGCTGAAAGCTCCATCACCTATTACCGCACCGACCTGTTCAAGGACGCCGGCCTGACCATGCCCGAGCGTCCGACCTGGACCCAGATCAGCGAATTCGCCAGCAAACTCACCAACAAAGACAAAGAACAGTACGGCATCTGCCTGCGCGGCAAGGCCGGTTGGGGCGAGAACATGGCCCTGATCACCACTGTCGCCAACGCTTATGGCGCACGCTGGTTTGATGAAAAGTGGCAGCCTGAATTCAATGGTCCCGAGTGGAAAAACGCGCTGAACTTCTACGTCGACACCATGAAAAAATCCGGCCCACCGGGCGCGTCGAGCAACGGTTTCAACGAAAACCTGGCGCTATTCAACAGCGGCAAATGCGCAATCTGGGTCGATGCCAGCGTCGCCGGTTCGTTCGTCACCGACAAGACCCAGAGCAAAGTCAGCGACCACGTCGGCTTCACCTACGCGCCCCATGAAGTCACCGACAAAGGTTCGGCCTGGTTGTATTCCTGGGCACTGGCGATCCCGACCAGTTCCAAGGCCAAAGACGCAGCGAAGACCTTCAGCGCCTGGGCCACGTCCAAGGAATACGGCGAATTGGTCGCCAAAACTGACGGCATCGCCAACGTGCCGCCAGGCACCCGGGCCTCGACCTATAGCGAGGCGTACATGAGCGCCGCGCCGTTCGCCAAGGTCACGCTGGAATCGCTCAAGGCTGCCGATCCGAGCAAGCCGAGCGCCAAACCGGTGCCGTACATCGGCATTCAACTGGTGACCATCCCTGAGTTTCAGGGCATTGGCACCCAGGTCGGCAAATCCTTCTCTGCGGCGCTGATCGGCCAGACCACGGTTGACCAGGCGCTGGCCGCGGCGCAGCAAACCACTGAGCGAGAGATGAAGCGCGCCGGTTATCCCAAATAA